The Bacteroidota bacterium genome includes the window AGGTTTACAGCAGAAGGAGTATGCGTTGCTACAAGGTTTCCCAATGTGTTAATTTTATAATGGGTAGGCCCGATCGCGGTTAAAATATAGCTGGTTCCTGATGTGGGGTCTAAAGCAAAATCGCCGTATTCTTCCTGCGCATACTGGCCACCAACCAGGGGTACATTGTATATCCACTGAACAACCCCTGCATTGTTTATTTTGCATAACTTAAAAGGGGTAAAAGATCCATAAACATAAATGTTGCCATTGTAATCATAATTTATATCAAAGGCTTTGTTGGTTCCCGCGAATACCGGAGTTTTTACCCAGGGGTCAATAATAGTTGTTTGTTGAATGTTGTTTGTTGTAAGGGACTGAACAGTTGACGTTTTAAGTTTGAACCCAACAGTATTACCATTCAATTCAAATGAAGATGGAATAGTTGCTCCATCGGCAAAAAAGCTAATAGGAGCATGGTCAATAAAGTCACCAAATTCACTTTTAATCACTATGTTATTTTCACTGTTTAATATTAATCCTTTAGTGTTATTGTACTGCATTTTAATATGCAAAGGGTCAGCGCCGGGGTGGAGAATAAGTGTGTATTTAATTCCGCCTTTTTCAGGGAGAATATATTCAACGTCTATATTTGGATATAGATCTTTGCATGTAATTTTTTTGCAGGCATTCGCCCTGATCGTTTTATTTGTTTCATCACTGTATGTATAATAAAACGACTGGATTGCTTCAGCTATAATCGTCGGAGATTGATTGGCTCCGATCCATTCCATATCAAGCGTTTGTGTTTTTTTAATTCCGGATTTTCGCAACTCATCCTCTTTTCCACGTCTTTCCAGTTTTTCTTTTTTTCTTTCACTGAATGTTGAGCTGGTTTCGCCGTGAACATAGGTTAATCCATTCCCTGTAAAATAAACATCTATTCCTCCAACGTTTGCACTATACAGAACTGCCTTATTTTTAACACCCGACTTGTTGTCAAATTGGCCTTTGTTCTCAATAAAAACAAATTGTTCAAATGGACTCGTGGTCCAGGAAGGAGAAATGCTTGATGAAGATGACCCGACTGATTGAGGCCAAACCGGATCTGCTAACAATAACAGCACTATTACAGAATGATAGAGTAGACCTATTCTCATACATTTTCCATATTTGATAATATCACGCATTGCTTTCAACTTTATAAAAATACTTATACCAGGTTTATAATACAATCTAATAATTATTTAAAATCGCTTTAGATATGATGTCTAAAATTGTAAATTTGATCACTATGTTGCATTAAAATGTTAACTTTCTATTTCGTGTCATGAAAACATCATCGTCAGATCTGCATTCATTGGTACATTCTTTAACAACCCGTGAAAAATCATTTATTGTCACTAAATTAAGACATAACAGGGACGATAGCTATAAGTTAAAGCTCTTTTCATTGGTCAATAAACAGAAGACATTTAATGAAAATAAGTTGTATGTTAAATTAAGGAGTGAATTGACACCGAAAAAATTTATTGATGTTAAAAATCGCCTTAGTTACACTATTTTATCATTGCTTGAAAACTATCATGCTCAAGACAAAGTGAATTATATACTTCAGAGCAGCCTCAGGCAGGCCGAGATATTGCAATCAAAGGAGCTTTATAAGATGGCCGGTAAAATACTTCATAAAGCGCAGAAACTGGCTATGGAGCAGGAGAAATTCGAATACCTTATGCTTATCAGGAGGATGATCGTGTTCGGTTATAGGATGAATCGTGACCTCGAAAAGCTGGAAGATCATATTCATAATAAGGAATATAAAAGACAGGATGAGATCATCGAAAATATCCGGAACGAAGAGGAATACCGCAGGCTTATGATCAGAACTGAATTATTGCTTTCGAAGGGGCATTCAATTGTACATTATAGATCAACAAAAAGAGATCTCGAAACATTGGCTGCCTCCGGGTATTTGACCGATCCGGTCAATGCAAAAACCATTTTGGGAAAACTCTATTTCCACTATGTGCTTGCTTCAATAGCCACTTTGCAGGGAAAAGGGAAAAAAGCATTGGCGACGAGAATGGCCTGGCTGAACTATTTAAAAAATAAAGCGACGGGGTGGGAGGTCTTCAATAAAGAATATCTGACAACTTTGGCTAATATTTCGGCTTCAGGAATTGCTGGTAAGGGAATGGAGTTGTATAAAAGGGCGAATAAATTTTTTTTTGCAATTCCTTCAAAAAAGAGAGCCGGACTTGAAATGATCCAGATTCATCATCTCTCAAATATTATATCCAATGTCCAACCGATAGAAGCAGTTGAGTTATATAAGGATGCTATTTCAATTATTGAGAAAAAAATAGATCACAGTACACGAATATTATTTTATATTAATATGACTATGGTTTTTTGTCAGATCAGCGATTTTCATTCCGCTATCAGGCTGTTGAACAAGATCATAAATTACAAAGGAATGGAACGAAAAAATGATGTACAGATACTGGCGAGAATCTTTTGTCTTATTTGTCATTATGAACTTGAGAATTATGATTTGTTGTTATCGTTACATAATTCCTTTTTCAGATGGATGATCCGGAACCATCCCCTGTTTAAAGTTGAAATTGAGATTATTTCAATGTTTAAAAAGATTCCTTTAAAGAGTGAAAGTAAAGAACAAAAAAAACAATTTTTTGTTGACATGCTGAATGTTCTAAAAAATCAAGCAAGCGGAAAGCCGGGACTTATTGGTAGTGACAAATTTTTTAATATTTGGCATGAAAGCAAAATCGAGGATCGTCCTTTCGCGGAAGTACTAAAGGAGAAAGCGAAAAATAGTTGAGGGTTTTAGTTGGTGGTTGGCAGTCTGTTTTTCCCAACAACTGACAACCAACAACAATTAACTAATCATGGCGCCGTCAGATTCAGATTTACACTACACCCATTTTTATCTTTAATATTTATAATATACGTTCCAGGACAAAGCTGATTTTTGTATCTGTTGGTATATCCATCCGGCCATAGGTAAGTGTATGGGCTTGTGCCGCCTGTGGCATTTACCAGTATCCATTCCTTGCATCCGCAGCCTGTGCAACTGGCTGTTCCTTTAGTGAATTGCCCTTCCAAATTGCATGTCACACATTGGGTTGTAGTAATATAACTGTATTTTGTTATACTATCTTTTTTACAAGCTGTTGTAAGCACCAGTTTAACATCATGGGTACCCATACCGGAAAAAGTAACAGTTGGTTTTACGGAATCTGAAACTGCAGGGCTGCCGCCGGTAAATGTCCAATGAAACTTATATCCTGTGGTATCGCAGGAGTTGGCTATAGAAGGTGTAAATTTTATCGGCGCATTACTGCATACACTCATAGTACTCGCAGTGTAGTCTAACCCAAGCACCTTGCTTTCGCAAATATTAATACATAACTTATCCATAAAAGCATCCCACGTTCCTCCATAGGCTGTTTGGAACGCGCCTGAACTTACCGGATATCCGCCATAAGTAGAGCCGGTAATGTATAATGAATTACCATAAATGGCAATTGCACCACAACCATTGCTTAACGTTGTAAATTCATAGTCATCATGTCCTGAACCACCGATGTAAGTTATACAGCGTTGGTTTCCGCCAGGATCGTATTTTGCTATAAATCCATCTTCCACTCCTCCAAAATTTGGTTGATAGGCACATGAACTTATAGGATAGTTACCAGCATCTGTATCCTCAAATTCTCCATAAACATATATATTATCGTTTCCATCAGCAGCAAGGCCAATAGGAATTTCCCAGTTACTTCCGCCCAAATAAGTTCCCCACAGGCGCGTACCTGTTGCGTTAAATTTAACAAGAGCCATGTCTCCCATTGAAACTGATCCGGCATAAACCTGTTGGTAGGCGCCAACTGTTGCAATGGCATTTCCTGTATTTGAAGAAAATGTATTTAACCCTAAAAGTACGTTGCCGGAAAAATCAGTTGCTATTACTGTCCTCCAGTCTCCGTCAGAAGCAGATCCACCATAATATGTTGACCATGTCGGAAAACCAGTTACTGGATTAAGGCGACAAAGAAAAGCATCCACGCCTCCGCCTATAGCCGGCTGCGATGCCATAAGTACAGGGAAATTAACAGAATTTGTTACACCACAAACATATATGTTATTTGCAAAATCAACTGTTATCCCAGAAGCAAAGTCAGATAGTGTGCCACCGTAAAAAGTCGACCATTGGCGAATGCCTGCATTATTAAATTTAACAATAAAAGCATCTCCTCCGAGATTTGCAATTACAGGCTGATAGGCCGACTGAATTGGAAAATTGGACGAACGAGCATTGCCTGTAAATATAATATTGTTATTCCCATCGGTAATTATATCAGCACCACCGTCATAATTGCTACCACCATAATAAGTGGACCAGATTAAAATTCCTGCCGCTGAAAACTTCGCTACAAAAGCAGTATAATTTGCGACACCAATTGGCGTAAAATTTATAGCCTGCATAAATGCTCCTCCCCACACTTTAGTTGGGAAATTGCCGGAATGTGTATTTCCGGTAATATAAATATCGTTATTGCCATCGGCATCAATACCGTATGCCTGATCATCATAAGTACCTCCTATATAAGAGGCAAAAACAGGAACTCCTGCCGGGTTCATTTTTACAATAAAAGCATCCGATTTACCCCCCAAAACTGCCTGAAAGGCGCCAGCCTGAACCGGAAAATTCAACGACTTCGTAAACCCGGAGAAAATAGGATTACCAATGTTATCTGTTGTTACAGAAACACCCTGTTCTATATCATTCCCGCCATAATAGGTAATCCACATAGCAGGGTCAATAATTAGAGCGTAATCCTCGTTGTAGGCTCCAAGTAGAAAACTTACTTCGTAAGATTTGAAATGATGTGGTTGTTGTCCAGCCTCTTCATTCATGGTTGCTGCATTGGAGAGAGAGGTAAGTTTATATTCAGTTTTTATGTCTATTATTTGACCATTTATGATTTGGTATACCCTGGGAATAGATTCGTAAAATTCATTGACACTTGTTTTAATTTTTAACCTGCCTGCCGTCGCCCGGTTCTCGTTATGGAAGCCAGGTTTTCCCTGCCCATCCGGCAGGTGGACATCCTCAATTGTTAATTCCTCTGCACCTTTCCAGTGTAAAGCTATTTGATTTGGATCTGCATGTGGCTGCACGATGATGTCGTATTTTATTCCGGAATTTTTATTGCCATAATAACTTACATCAATATTGTTGTAAATATTTTTGCAGGTTACTTTGTTGTATTGGTGTACGTTGGTAATACCTTGCGGACAATGGGCATAATAATAATTGTTGTATCCTTCTGATTCATCTTCGACTGTTGTAGTATAATTAATGTTGCAGTTTGCAAAGTCCATATCTATACGATGCACATTTACCTTTGTCTTTTGTAGTAACTCCTGTTTTTTGTTTTGTTGGATAACTTCAGAAACATTTCCGGCATTTCCCAATTCTTCTACTTGCTCATTTACTTCGTGCATTACTTCACCCATATTGCTGTATACATAGCTTATGCCGGTTTTGCGCAGGTAAATATCAGCTCCTCCACTATCGCCTTTGTATAATACCTCCAAAGCCGGTTTGCCATTCATATTGGCTACCTGTCCTTTGTTTGGGGTAAAAGCAATCCCGTTTCCTTTAAGCGATTGGAGGTTTGCCTGCCCGGCGTACCCGTCTGGGATTTTAGGCTCAGGGGGATTTCCATGCCCCTTAATATTCTGGGCAGAGCAAGAACCCATGAATAGCATAACCATTAAAGGGCTGAATGTCCTTTTTACGATACCTATTCTGCTTTTATACCGTGGTTTTATCATTTGTTCTATCGCGTTTATGTACTGTAGAAACGAAACCTTTCCGAAAAAAAATAAATGACTTCTTTCTATGGGAATGAAATATTAATAAAATTATGCTTGATTGTTAAAAATTAAAAAACTAATTTACCAGAAAAGTAAAAGTCTACCCAATAATAAATAGATATATTTTACATAAATATTTTAAATTAAGCATAATAATATAGATAAAATGAAAAAGTCCAGTAATAATACGGATAAACTTTTTGAACTTATAAAATCACTTTCAAAAACTGAAAAGAGATATTTTAAGTTGATGGTTTCGCCCCATAAAGGGGAAAAAAGTTATCTATTGCTTTTTAATACTATTAGTTTGCAAAAAAGGTATAATGAAGAAAAATTGAAAGCAGATTTATCCAGTAAAATTGCACCTGAAAGCATACGGATATATAAAAAATATTTGTACGACCTGATCATCAAGTCTTTGGATAGCTATCATGGTAAGTCTGCATGGCCATCCAAACAGTGTGCGGATATTTTAGGAGCAATAGAAATTTTATATCGAAGAAAATTGTATTCGCATTGTAACGCTTTGCTTAAAAAAGCTGAGAAGCTGGCTTCTGATGCCGAGGATTATCCTTCTTTAATGAAAATTATGGACTGGAAAAGAATATTAATGCCATACGAGCCTTTGAGAAATAATATTGAAAGCTATATGCGTCTTGAGAAAGTGCTGGAGAATCTGGCTTTGACTTATACGCTTTTTATCAAATATAATTTTCGACACATACAATTATACTTTTTATCACAAAAAAAATTCTTTCACAGGGGATCGGGAAAATCCCTGAGTAAGATAAAAGAAATAACATCCATGCTCCCACCGCCGGGACAAATTGACAAAATGCCCGGTGGCTTACAGAGAGCCATTTTGGAATGTTATTCCATGTATTACCAATATACCCGGAACTGGAAGCAATTATATATTGCACGAAAAAAATTGCTTGAAATTGAAAGAGAAAGGTATAAAGTGAAGATGATATCGCAAGATACGTTATCTAAAAGTTTGTATAATTTTCTCGTATATGCTGTTTACATGAACTATTTTGGGGAGGATTTTGAAAATGCCCTGGAAGAGTATGCCCTTCTTATGGAAAACGATGAAAAGAAAAAGCACACAACACTTATGTTTAAGTTGGCAAAATGCACATCTCTTGTTTTAACTGACGATGCAAAAGTGATACTAATAGAATACGAAAGGGTTGTCCGGGAATTACAGGAGCAAAAAGAATACGAAAACACAGGGGTATATGGTTTGTTTTTCAATATATATTTTATACTCGGGGATTATTCACAAGCTTTAATATGGGTTAATAAGCTGATGAATGAGTCGATGAAAGATTCCCGCATAGATCGCCTCGGTATGGGAAAATTGCTCCTGATTGTCGTCCATTACGAGAAACAGAATATGGACATGTTGGAAAGTCTTATCCGTTCTTCTGAAAGGTTCATGAAAAAGAAAGGAGTATTTTATGAATTCGAAAGGGTGTTTTTATCGTTTTTTAGGAGGGGTCTTTATATAAAAGGCCAAACAAAAGAGAACAAAGGGACGTTCATCGAGCTCAGGAAAAAACTACAGAAAATATTGACAAAAAGCAACGACAATTTTATTTTAGAGTATTTTGATTTTATTTCATGGTTGGAAAGTAAAATAGAGAACCGCCCCTTTGCAGATGTAGTGAAGGGGAAAAGCGAAAGGAGGGGTGGTTCTTAATTGTTGGTTGTAAGTGTAGCATCTTATTTTCCCAACAACCGACAACAAACAACGATTAACCGATCAGGGCACTACCAGATTAACATTCACACTACATCCGTTCTTATCTTTAATATTTATGTTGTAAGTCCCCGGGCAAAGTTGATTTTTATATCTATTGGTATATCCGTCGGGCCAGGAATAACTGTATGGGCCTGTGCCGCCTGTTGCAGTTACCATTATCCATTCCTTGCAACCGCAGCCTGTGCAATTGGTTGTTCCTTTTGTAAATTGGCCTGTTAAATTACATGCGGTACATTGAGTAGTAGTAATATAATTGTTTATTGTAATACTATCTTTTTTGCAAATTGTTGTTACAACTAATTTAACATCGTGAGTGCCGACACCGGAAAATGTAACAGTAGGTTTTACGGAATCCGAACTTGCCGGGTTACCACCAGCAAATGTCCATTGAAATTTATATCCTGTGGTATCACAGGAGTTGGTGACGGAAGGTGTGAAAATAACCGGGGCATTCGTACATAAATTGGTATTACTGGCAGTATAATCTAAGCCAAGTACCTTGGCTTCACAAAGATTAATACATAGTTTATCAATAAAAGCATCTGTACTTCCGCTATATACTGTTTGAAAAGCACCGGCAGTTACCGGATACCCACCATTTGTATAACCGGTAATGTATAAATCATTTCCATATATGGCTATTGGACCTGGTCCAAGTTCTATCTCGTCCTCTGTTGTACCACCTAAATATGTTATACATTTTTGCTTCCCGTTAGAATCATATTTTGCTATAAATTGATCCTCCAATATTCCAGAAGGTTCTCCTCCACTATTTGTTTGGTAAGCACAGGTACTGATAGGGTAATTACCCACATCCTGATCCTCAAAATCTCCACAGGCATATATGTTGCCCTTTCCATCTATTGCACAGCCCATTATCCATTCTTTACTATTACCTCCCATGTACGTTCCCCATTGCCTTACTCCTGCATTATTAAATTTTACTATAAAGGCATCAAGCGGGCCTCCTGCAAAAGCAATCTGTTGGGCACCAGCAGTAGCAATGTTAGTTGCGGAAGCTGTTGCTCCGGCTAAAATGCAATTGCCCGAAGCATCTACAGCTATGGCGGAGCCAAACTCAATTGCAGATCCTCCATAATACGTAGACCAAATGGGAAAACCAGTTGCGGGATTTAATTTGGCGGCAAAAGCATCTCCGCCTCCACCATAACCTGGCTGATGAGCAAGTAATATAGGGAAGTTTGCTTCAGCGTAACCACAAATAAAAATAACATTGCTATTATCAACGGCAACCCCACAGATTTCCTCTTCGTTTGGGCTCCCATAATAAGTTGCCCATTGTCTTATCCCGACGCTGTTAAACTTAACAATATATCCATCATACAAAGCACCTGCAAAAGCAGCCTGGTATGGTGCCATTGTTGGAAAATTAGTAGAATTTGTATAACCTGTTATTATAATGCTGGATGTATTGTCGGCTACTATTGCATGTCCAACATCACTGCTGTTGCCCCCATAATAAGTAGACCAGGTAAGAAATCCGGCGGGAGTAAATTTTACAATAAATGCATCATCTTGTGCTCCTTTTGCCGATTGAAAATATGCCCCTCCTCCCGGGCCTAACAGGGGAAAATTAATGGAATAGGTCCAACCGGTCAAAATAATATTGTTGGCACCATCAGCGTCTACGCCTTTACCGCAGTCTCCGGCACTTCCTCCTAAATAAGTAGCATAACTAAGTACTCCTGCTGAAGTCATTTTTACAATAAATGCATCTGACGATCCTGCTAAAGCTATTTGAGAAGCACCAATGCTTATTGGAAAGTTTAGAGAATACGTTTGGCCACTAAAGATCACATTACCTAAATTATCGGTACAAACAGACAAACCTGCATCATAATTATTACCACCGTAATAACTTAGCCATGGGTCTATAATGAGGGGGTAAAAGGTATTCCATGTTCCAAGTTCAAAGTTCACCGTTGTGCCATGTAAAATGTACCGAGCTTCCACATCAATAATTTTTCCATTTATGTTTTGGTAAACTTTGGGTAGGGTTTCGGTAAATTCGTTTATGCCGGTTTTAATTACCAAAGCCCCTTCATGGTTTATGCTTATGTGATCTGCTCCTTTCCAGCGAAGTTTGATTTGGTCGGGGTCGGCGTGGGGGTGTACGATGAGGTCGTACTTGATGCCATTTTGTTTGTCTCCGTAATAAGCAATGTCAATACCCTCGTAAATATTTTTGTAGGTTACCTTGTTGTATTGTTTTACGTTTAATACGCCGTTGGGGCAATGGCCGTAGTAGTAGTTATTGTAGCCTTCCAGTTCCTCTTCGTTAATGGTTTGTATGTATTTGTTACAGCTTTCAAATTCCATGTCCACGCGGTGCAGCTTTATCCGTGCTTTGCGCATGAGTTCTTCTTTCAGCTCTTTTTCTTCCTGTTCCGTTATTTCTCCGGCTTTCTCTTTTTCCTCCACCTGTTCTTCTATTTCGTGCATCACTTGGTTCATGTTGCTTAGCACGTAGCTTAGGCCTGTTTTGCGAAGGTATATGTCGGCTCCGGGTGTTTCACTCTTATACAATACCTCGGGGCAGGGTTTGCCGTTCCTATCGGCTATTTGTCCTTTGTTGAGGGTAAAGCTCATGCCGGAACCCCGAAGTGAGTGCGGGTTGGCTGTTGCCAGCGAAACAGCTTGTGGATTTTGCGCATGGTAATTGGGAACTCCAAAAGCAATTAAGATAGCGCTTGCACAAAAACGAATGAGGATTATTTTATTCATGTTGTTTGTTATTTTCGCTGGCGCAGTTCATCAAGGCGCCGAAAGATTAATATTTACACTGCATCCGTTTTTGTCAGTAACTTTTACATTGTACGCTCCCGGGCACAGCCCGTTCCTGTAACGTTTGTCATACCCGTCGGGCCAGGAATAACTGTATGGGCCTGTGCCGCCTGTTGCAGTTACCATTATCCATTCCTTGCAACCGCAGCCTGTGCAGTTGGCGGTCCCTTTGGTAAATTGTCCGGTTAAAGTGCAGGTATTGCATGATGCCCCCGTAATAACAAACGTTGCTGTTTGTGTTTGATTGCAATTACTTGTTGCGGTAACAGTGTAGGTACCAGGACAAAGACCCGTTATAGTATTGCTATTATTCGTTGTATTTAATGTTGAACTGCCATTGCTCCACATATAACTAAAGGGTGCGCAGCCTACTGTTATAGTTACAGAAGCACTCCCTGTGCAACCGCAACCTGAATTTACTGAGTTGGGAGTAATAGCAAGAGGTAATTTATTAAATTTGGCGATATACAAATCTTCCATCTGCTGATTTTGATTGTTATCATAATAAGCCCCACCTGCCGGATTGGTAAAGGGGAAAGTATTAGCAGTAGCTACTGATTCACCTGAAATGAAGAGCCTTCCACTATTATCCACTGCCAAGGGAGCGCGAAAATCTGATCCATTTCCGCCAAGATAGGTAGCCCAAAGCAATGCACCTGTGTTGGAAAAATTAGCAATAAAAATGTCGCTGGTACTTCCGTTATAAGTATTATCGTAATATCCCCCGTCGCAGGCTGGTTTGGTATTTATATTTGTAGATGTTGTTTCAAAACTCGCATATATGTTTCCGCAGGCGTCAATAGCCAAATTGTCAAATGTAATAGCGGGCAATATTCCTGGTGGTTCCTCTGCTCCACTACCTCCGTAATAAGTAGCCCATAGGCGATTGCCCACATTATCGAACTTTAGAATAAAAGCATCAGACGTTCCACTTAACGCTCCATCAAAATAAGCACCTGCTACCGAGCCTGGAGTAGGGAAATTTCCTGACTTAGTTAGTCCCAGTATAAATACATTTCCGTTATTGTCAACAGCAATAGAACGACCAGAATCATCCCCGCTGCCTCCATAATAGGTTGCCCAAAGAACGGTACCTGCCCCATCCAATTTTATAATTGCAGCATCTGAAAGTCCACCACCAAAGCTTGCCTGAAAATATCCCGGACAGGTGGAGCAAAGGTCTGGAAAAACCGGTGGAGAAAACATAAAAAAAATGCTTCCCGTTATAAATACATTTCCGGTTGCATCGGTTGCAATGGCTCTTGGGATTACATCACCAGTTTTGTGTGTCCAAAGTAAGACTCCTGTATTACTGAATTTTTCAACGCTGAGTAAGTTATTATAAAATACCGATACAAACACATTCCCTGCTCCATCAGTAGCAACAGAATAGCCCTGTTCATTACTTCCGCTAAGTGCTGTTCCGTAGTATGTTGCCCATAGTCTAGTGCCGGCATTATTAAATTTCAAAATAAATGCATCTTGGGTTCCGCCTAAAGTGGCATCAAAATAACCTGGGCAAATGTTGCATACCGGAAAGTTACCTGACTGAGTAAATCCTGTTATAAAAATATTTCCGATATTATCAGCAGCAATTGAATTGGCTGCATCGCTCCCATTCCCCCCATAATAGGTAGCCCAAAGGAGAACTCCTGTATTGCTAAATTTCAAAATAAAGGCATCGCTGGTTCCAAGCGCACCACCGCCAGATGTTCCTTGAAAAAAAGTTCCGGCATTGAGCAAAGGAATGCGAATAACTGCTGAAGCGGTGTATCCAACTATAAAAAGATTGCCTGCATTATCGGTAGTTATTGACATCGAACCTTCGTACCCAGCTTGACCAAAATCTCCATTGCCCCCATATAATGTAGCCCAAAATAATTGAGGATCTATAACTAATGTAGAGTTAGGATTGACAAATGAGGAATCTAAAAGAAATGAAATAGTGGTTTGGTAATAGTTGTTATCAATGTGTCGTTGATCCATAATCTCAAAGTGGCTTGCTACTTCCTCACGAGTTTCTTTGATGTAGCTGTATGGCGCATTTTCAGTAAGTGTTCCAAGTTTGTTTTTTATTATAATACTGCCATCATTGTTAAGTTTTAATGGTTTTAAAGAAGAATAGACCAAGGCAATTTGTTTTGAATCAGCTCCCGGATGAACAATAAAATCGTATTTAAAGCCTTTTGTATCTGAATTATAAAGAACCCAATCTATTCCCGGATAAATTTCTTTGATGGTTATTTTATCATACGTATGTACATCAGAAATCCCATCAGGGCAATGAGCATAAAAATATTGTGAAAAAGCAGTACTCGCCCCTTCTTTAATTATATTTTCCTTTTTAATGGATGCGCCTTTTAAAGCCATATCTATACGGTTCCATTCCGCTTTTGTGTTTTCTTTTTTTTGTTCATCTCCCTTCTCTTTTTCATGCTCTTCATGTTCTATTTTCATGAACAGGTATGTTAAGCCTTTTTCCGTCACATACATATTCATTCCGGGAACAGAAGCGGTAAATAATACATACGGAACAGGTTGTCCATTGATGTCAGCCATTTGCCCTTTATTTTCAAGAAACCTGACAGGTTGTTCACGCATCCATTGTTGAGCATTAGTTTTTAAATTGGGATCGGTTCTTTTGCTGCCATAGACAATAGCTGCTGTTATCAAAAAAATAGCTAAGATGCTGATGCGCGTCCGTTTCATCGACTTGTTTTTATTTAAATACTTGTTGTTTTAATACCCTTTATGTAAGCTTCTCTAAAACAAGGGTTACATTTATTCGAACATTACTTTTTTACTTAGCAATTTATTGTCGCCTGCTGCCCCTATCATATATACACCTTTTGGTAGTGTGGTACTGCTCCCTATAGCAACCTTTACACTTCCTTTGTTGTCAGTTAATACTATTTTCGAGTAATATTCCCTACCTAATACATCATACAAAACTACCAAGACGGAGGAGTCTGCTTGCAGCCCAGACAATGTAAGTGAAAAGTTCTCGCCGGCCAATATATTTATCGGATTTGGATAAACTGAAAAGTTGACGATACTATTATTTTCAAAATCTATTGGTATTACATGTGAATAGGAGTACTTTCCGTCAAAATCGGTTTGTTTAAGTCTGTAATAAGAGGTTTCGGGTAAAAGGTTCTCGTCTACTCCTGTATAATCTCTAATCGTGCTGCTATTTCCGGCCGCTTTTACATTTAGTACTTCCTTAAAATTAATTCCATCACTACA containing:
- a CDS encoding SBBP repeat-containing protein; amino-acid sequence: MIKPRYKSRIGIVKRTFSPLMVMLFMGSCSAQNIKGHGNPPEPKIPDGYAGQANLQSLKGNGIAFTPNKGQVANMNGKPALEVLYKGDSGGADIYLRKTGISYVYSNMGEVMHEVNEQVEELGNAGNVSEVIQQNKKQELLQKTKVNVHRIDMDFANCNINYTTTVEDESEGYNNYYYAHCPQGITNVHQYNKVTCKNIYNNIDVSYYGNKNSGIKYDIIVQPHADPNQIALHWKGAEELTIEDVHLPDGQGKPGFHNENRATAGRLKIKTSVNEFYESIPRVYQIINGQIIDIKTEYKLTSLSNAATMNEEAGQQPHHFKSYEVSFLLGAYNEDYALIIDPAMWITYYGGNDIEQGVSVTTDNIGNPIFSGFTKSLNFPVQAGAFQAVLGGKSDAFIVKMNPAGVPVFASYIGGTYDDQAYGIDADGNNDIYITGNTHSGNFPTKVWGGAFMQAINFTPIGVANYTAFVAKFSAAGILIWSTYYGGSNYDGGADIITDGNNNIIFTGNARSSNFPIQSAYQPVIANLGGDAFIVKFNNAGIRQWSTFYGGTLSDFASGITVDFANNIYVCGVTNSVNFPVLMASQPAIGGGVDAFLCRLNPVTGFPTWSTYYGGSASDGDWRTVIATDFSGNVLLGLNTFSSNTGNAIATVGAYQQVYAGSVSMGDMALVKFNATGTRLWGTYLGGSNWEIPIGLAADGNDNIYVYGEFEDTDAGNYPISSCAYQPNFGGVEDGFIAKYDPGGNQRCITYIGGSGHDDYEFTTLSNGCGAIAIYGNSLYITGSTYGGYPVSSGAFQTAYGGTWDAFMDKLCINICESKVLGLDYTASTMSVCSNAPIKFTPSIANSCDTTGYKFHWTFTGGSPAVSDSVKPTVTFSGMGTHDVKLVLTTACKKDSITKYSYITTTQCVTCNLEGQFTKGTASCTGCGCKEWILVNATGGTSPYTYLWPDGYTNRYKNQLCPGTYIINIKDKNGCSVNLNLTAP
- a CDS encoding PKD domain-containing protein, with the translated sequence MNKIILIRFCASAILIAFGVPNYHAQNPQAVSLATANPHSLRGSGMSFTLNKGQIADRNGKPCPEVLYKSETPGADIYLRKTGLSYVLSNMNQVMHEIEEQVEEKEKAGEITEQEEKELKEELMRKARIKLHRVDMEFESCNKYIQTINEEELEGYNNYYYGHCPNGVLNVKQYNKVTYKNIYEGIDIAYYGDKQNGIKYDLIVHPHADPDQIKLRWKGADHISINHEGALVIKTGINEFTETLPKVYQNINGKIIDVEARYILHGTTVNFELGTWNTFYPLIIDPWLSYYGGNNYDAGLSVCTDNLGNVIFSGQTYSLNFPISIGASQIALAGSSDAFIVKMTSAGVLSYATYLGGSAGDCGKGVDADGANNIILTGWTYSINFPLLGPGGGAYFQSAKGAQDDAFIVKFTPAGFLTWSTYYGGNSSDVGHAIVADNTSSIIITGYTNSTNFPTMAPYQAAFAGALYDGYIVKFNSVGIRQWATYYGSPNEEEICGVAVDNSNVIFICGYAEANFPILLAHQPGYGGGGDAFAAKLNPATGFPIWSTYYGGSAIEFGSAIAVDASGNCILAGATASATNIATAGAQQIAFAGGPLDAFIVKFNNAGVRQWGTYMGGNSKEWIMGCAIDGKGNIYACGDFEDQDVGNYPISTCAYQTNSGGEPSGILEDQFIAKYDSNGKQKCITYLGGTTEDEIELGPGPIAIYGNDLYITGYTNGGYPVTAGAFQTVYSGSTDAFIDKLCINLCEAKVLGLDYTASNTNLCTNAPVIFTPSVTNSCDTTGYKFQWTFAGGNPASSDSVKPTVTFSGVGTHDVKLVVTTICKKDSITINNYITTTQCTACNLTGQFTKGTTNCTGCGCKEWIMVTATGGTGPYSYSWPDGYTNRYKNQLCPGTYNINIKDKNGCSVNVNLVVP